A portion of the Meiothermus sp. CFH 77666 genome contains these proteins:
- a CDS encoding thioesterase family protein — translation MESRRRFGHRRVVVEGDIDSLGHVNNTVYLRYIEDCVTAHAESVGMGLPRLRQLGVIPVVHRHTITYHRSALLGDELEVSTEIVAFRSFRATRHNRIERAGVLLVECQTEWVWVDPLRGRPKAVPKEIQAAFGLI, via the coding sequence ATGGAGTCCAGAAGGCGCTTTGGTCATCGCAGGGTGGTTGTTGAAGGCGACATAGACAGCCTGGGGCACGTCAACAACACCGTTTACTTGCGCTACATCGAAGACTGTGTGACCGCCCATGCCGAGAGTGTCGGAATGGGCCTACCCCGCCTGCGGCAACTGGGGGTGATTCCGGTGGTACACCGCCACACCATCACCTACCACCGTTCGGCCCTTCTGGGAGATGAGCTCGAGGTCAGCACCGAGATTGTGGCCTTCCGGAGCTTTCGCGCCACCCGCCACAACAGGATAGAGCGAGCCGGGGTCTTGCTGGTGGAGTGCCAGACCGAGTGGGTCTGGGTTGACCCCCTGCGTGGGCGCCCCAAGGCAGTTCCGAAGGAGATCCAAGCAGCTTTTGGGCTAATCTAA
- a CDS encoding NADP-dependent isocitrate dehydrogenase, giving the protein MSKTPITVAFGDGIGPEIMRAVLQILDAGGAEIEPEIIEIGENVYQRGHTSGIEESAWESLRRTKVFLKAPITTPQGGGYKSLNVTVRKTLGLYANVRPVQSYEPFVTTKHKSIDLVIVRENEEDLYAGIEYQQTDEVTMALKLISKPGTERIVRYAYEFARRNGRKKVTCISKDNIMKITDGLFHKMFDEIGAEYPELHKEHMIVDIGAARLAEIPERFDVILAPNLYGDILSDIAAEVAGSVGLAGSANVGDDCAMFEAVHGSAPDIAGKGIANPSGLLQGAILMLVHIGQPEAAARIKNAWLKTLEDGIHTADIYDERVSEKKVGTEAFAQAVIERLGQLPERLRPARFGEASKEPMVPLMVRNPKPAHKELVGIDVFFNWRGTKPEELARLLEPLSTPKLKLALITNRGVKVWPGGFPETFRTDHWRGRFMAQNGTPNHHDIVELMGKIAAAGMDFIKTEHLYNFDGKPGYSLGQGQ; this is encoded by the coding sequence ATGAGCAAAACACCCATCACGGTAGCTTTTGGCGATGGCATCGGCCCGGAGATTATGCGGGCAGTGCTGCAAATTCTAGACGCGGGAGGGGCCGAGATTGAACCCGAAATCATCGAGATTGGCGAAAACGTCTACCAGCGCGGACACACCAGTGGTATCGAGGAAAGCGCCTGGGAAAGCTTGCGGCGCACCAAAGTATTCCTCAAGGCCCCCATCACCACCCCCCAGGGTGGGGGCTACAAAAGCCTCAACGTAACCGTGCGCAAAACCCTGGGCCTGTATGCCAATGTGCGCCCCGTGCAAAGCTACGAGCCCTTCGTCACCACCAAGCACAAGTCCATTGACCTGGTGATTGTGCGGGAGAACGAAGAAGACCTCTACGCCGGCATCGAGTACCAGCAAACCGACGAGGTCACCATGGCCCTCAAGCTCATTTCCAAGCCAGGTACCGAACGGATTGTGCGCTATGCCTACGAGTTCGCCCGCCGCAACGGACGCAAAAAGGTCACCTGCATCTCCAAAGACAACATTATGAAAATTACCGATGGGCTCTTTCACAAGATGTTCGACGAGATTGGGGCCGAATACCCGGAGCTACACAAGGAGCACATGATTGTGGACATCGGCGCAGCTCGTCTGGCCGAGATACCCGAGCGCTTCGATGTGATTCTGGCTCCGAACCTGTATGGTGATATTCTCTCGGATATCGCCGCCGAGGTGGCCGGTTCGGTAGGTCTGGCGGGCTCGGCCAATGTGGGCGACGATTGCGCCATGTTCGAGGCTGTACACGGCAGTGCACCGGATATTGCTGGCAAGGGCATCGCCAACCCCTCCGGGCTGTTGCAGGGCGCCATCCTGATGCTGGTGCATATTGGTCAGCCCGAGGCCGCCGCCCGTATCAAGAATGCCTGGCTCAAAACCCTGGAAGACGGCATTCACACAGCAGACATTTACGATGAACGGGTCAGCGAGAAAAAGGTGGGCACCGAAGCGTTTGCCCAGGCCGTAATCGAGCGGCTGGGCCAGCTACCTGAACGCCTGCGGCCTGCCAGGTTTGGCGAGGCCAGCAAGGAGCCCATGGTGCCCCTTATGGTTCGGAACCCCAAACCGGCCCACAAGGAGCTTGTCGGAATTGACGTGTTCTTCAACTGGCGTGGCACCAAACCTGAGGAGCTGGCCAGGCTTTTGGAGCCCCTTTCCACCCCCAAACTCAAGCTCGCACTCATCACCAACCGCGGGGTGAAGGTATGGCCAGGGGGTTTCCCCGAAACCTTCCGCACCGACCACTGGCGGGGGCGCTTCATGGCCCAGAACGGAACCCCCAACCATCACGACATTGTAGAACTGATGGGCAAAATTGCCGCCGCCGGGATGGACTTTATCAAGACCGAACACCTCTACAACTTCGATGGCAAACCAGGGTATTCGTTGGGACAGGGGCAGTAG